The nucleotide sequence GAGCATGAGCACGAGTTTTCTCTAGGAGATGAGGGTTTGCGGGAGGGTTCGACGGAATCGGAAAATTCCGGGAAGAAATCTCTGACCCAGGACCTCTTTGGAACAAAGAAAAGCGCCCCCTCTCTGCATCAGAAATTGCCTCAGAAGACGGCAGATGAAGGTATTACCTCTTGGTGGGATCTTCCAGCGATGAGAAGGCGTCGTGCAGTACCCCTGACCAACTCCTTAGACGAGCTCCCCTCCAATGCCATAGACAAAGCAGATCGCGACGAAATGATGCCCCTGGGAAGATACACCTTCTACGAGTACAAGGTGGACCAGAGTCCAGAGAAGGACGTCAGCCAACCCAAAGAGGAGAAGGAGTCCAAGATCATGAAGATAAGTAGTAAGACGCAGTCTACTAGTAAGGATCGCAGTCTTACTAAGATCTCCGAAAGCCTCGTTAGCACTGTGAAATCGAAGGTCTCCCGCTTTATAAACATTATCTCCAACCACATGAACGAGTGGTACAACACTTTAACCAAGCATCTGGATTCAGAAATGGAACCTGAAAGACCACGCAGGCAAAACACCATCGAAAAGTAGAAATCTTATGACATTTAACCAACTTCTGTAAACTTTCTTTAGTAAAACCTAATgtaaatatgtatttatgtacaATACACTCATTATTGCATTCAACGGAATCTTATTTGTGCGATAACTCTAGGGAGTTATCTCTCTCAAGTAAAAATCACAGGACTTAGGCAACGAACTAGATGGGCTTAGGATAAGCTTTTCCTAGATTTGTTGAACTGTCTTTATTGTACTTGTACATAAGACATCTATGTAATAAAAGGAAATCTAAATTAAGTATTGTCTTTTGTTTAATAGCTTAACCTTGGAGTTTTTCCGCTCTAAAACTTCCAATCGGGAttttaaatatgaataaaGGTTTATATATCAGTAGTTGAgaaatctcaagggctataaagtttaaaatttaaaaacaatttgtcATTTCCATATTTAGCTATAACTTTAAATCTATCGTATTTAGACAATTTAAGCAAAGGCAGCTTGGAATGCATATTTTAATCATCCGCCTAATTACCCTAATCGTTTCCACTTTTACgagattttttaaagtttttgaTGCAGTAATAATGTTTTGGttattataaaaatgaatTACTGGCCATTATTTTCTTCTTCATAATTCGAAGCTCATTTCTTGAGCCGCATAACAACTGAGAAGCCTTGTGAAGCTCCCGATAGGTGGCTTTTCTAGACCCGCTTTCTTGAAAACCCACTCCCCCAGATCTTTCTCTTATTGTTGATAACTAGTTTTTCTCCCACTTTGCTTCGCTCTTTCTTTCGGATTGCCCTGTGAGTGAAGACGGGCCCAAAGAGGAGCCAAGAAAGCGGCTAACCTGTTACCATGGCTATAACTGAAATAACAAAATCACCGCGACTATGGCAATACCAAACCTGTGGAGACGATCGCGCATTCTCCGCAGCCTCGGCTTTATAATCGGAACTCGGATTTCAGTCTCCGAGCAGTCGTTCAAGGCGAAGGTTGTGGCACAAGCTTTTGGATCTTCCGATACCGATTCGCACCGCAGATAGTCCAAAGTGCAGGTCAGCAGCAGTTGCTATAAATTATAGATCAGCCAAGAGCCAAAACAGGTGAGTGTGCACTAAAAACTAGTCTGTGGCAAAAATCGGCGAAAAGAAGTCGAAAACGGGTCAGTTCTAGACCTCTTTTATATAGATCTTTTGAGACTGCATTTTGGGGCGGGGGTTCTTAAGCGGTGCATGCAAGCGTAACCAGAGCCAGTCTTCAGAGTCTTGCGGAAAGCACTCGGAAATCTTTGTGACGTGGACagcaaaacaaaagaaaaaaaaaacagaaaagaaaagaaaaaaccaGAAACTCAAAACTACATGAAACTCCAGACTTTCTTTCTTTTCCAACCTTCTTTCTTTTCGGCTGCCAATGAactttgtatatatttttttcggCGTTTCATCATAATAAGCCATAATTACGCACATGTGTGAAAGTGAAAGTGTAAGTTTTCACAACAGTGCCCAAAATCGATTTCTTGACAGTCGCTGATAAACGATTTGAGTTATGAAAACCTCCGCCGACTGACCGATAAACCAAAAACTGAAACCCCAAAACCCTAAACCAAACTCGTTTCGCTATACCCTAAGTCAATCGTCTGGCCTTCGCTGCCTCAGACATTATATAATCTGATTTGCATGTTGACACGGATATATACAATATGTAGTATACACACCTCGGAATATTTGTAGGATGGGTTTCATCTTCAATTTTCTGCCAACCGAGCACTATGTGCGCGACATCTTCCTCATGACATTATTGGCCGCCATAGTGGCCACTCTGATGAGCATTCGGTTCTATCTGCGAATCACGGCGGGACGATGTTTCACCGAGGTAACGAATGAACCTCCCTCAATTGCCAAAATCCAAACCCAGTAACCACGTTACCCAAAAAAAACAAGTCCAGCTATTTCCCGCTCCCAGAAATCGCTACACGACTCGAATAATTCTCCCCTTTAAGTCGGTTTTAGCAACTTCCGCAGCGAATTCTTCTCAGATCGTATAGATAGAGGCGTCTTATACATACAAATTATATTGCTTCGAGAGAGACTGGAACTCATTCATGGTTGGGGTTTTTTATTACCACAAGTTGGTCACTAAGCCAAGTTCACAAAGTACACATTGTTAAAGTTTGGTACAACTTTAATAACTGAATATACACTTACAAGTACTAGTAGTACATAAAAATATTGATATAAGGAAAGGGTAAACCTAATAGATAAACATGATTAACTCTATTACAAATATGTCAAGCTTAGGAAAATTTCATAGTATCTGGAAAACCCccaacaaattaaaaatttctaTAGACTGCCTACATTCCAATTATGAAAATCTAATTACTGAGATCACTGCTTGTAAAACGTTGCTCGATCTTGTTAGTACATTGGTCAGTTATGACGCGTCGACTTAATTACAGATTTAATTAGATACCTTCTGAGAGATGCGGTACGTCACATCTGTGATATACGGTTACCTGCTAAAAGTACATTGTCTAGATCCCACAAAACATCTAAGCTTTAGTATCTCGGTTACGATCTGGGAGATGGCTTACCTGTGATTCACAGAAAGCTCTCAGCTCGGACGGCAATTAAGAGCCCCGTTAATGGGTATGGAAACTATGATACCTTCCGTTCCAGACGAACTGCGATTACTGTGACTGTGACCAAGCGCCTACTAATTactattgtaaacatatttccgAACCGCCCAAGCAACGCCCTTGTCATTTAAAATCTCAGCCTCCAATCATCTTATTAACCTCTGACATTGATTACAGACAAAGATGGAGGGCAAGACCGTTATTATCACCGGCGCTAACAGCGGAATCGGCAAGGAGACGGCCAAGGATCTGGCAGGACGCGGTGCCCGCATTATAATGGCCTGCAGGAACCTGGAGACTGCCAATGCTGTTAAGGGTAAGGGGAATCAGAATATCTATTCATGAATAAAATCATAGTGCCATATAATTATATTCAATATTGTTTGACATCTATTAAAGTGAATATCCAGCTAATAGCTTATAACCCAATTAACAGATGAGATCGTCAAGGAGACGAACAACAGCAAGGTCCTGGTTAAGAAACTGGATCTGGGTTCCCAGAAGTCGGTCCGCGAGTTCGCCGCTGACATTGTGAAGACGGAGCCCAAGATCGATGTGTTGATCCACAATGCCGGCATGGCCTTGGCCTTCCGTGGACAGACGAGTGAGGATGGCGTGGAACTGACCATGGCCACCAATCACTATGGACCCTTCCTGCTGACGCACTTGCTCATCGATGTGCTGAAGAAGAGCGCTCCGGCTCGCATTGTTATTGTGGCCTCGGAGTTGTACCGCCTGTCTTCGGTTAACTTGGCCAAGCTGAACCCCATCGGCACCTTCCCGGCTGCCTACTTGTACTATGTGTCCAAGTTCGCCAACATCTACTTCGCCCGGGAGCTGGCCAAGAGGCTGGAGGGCACCAGGGTGACCGTGAACTTCCTGCATCCCGGCATGATCGACTCGGGCATCTGGCGCAATATCCCCTTCCCGCTCAACCTGCCAATGATGGCCATCACCAAGGGTTTCTTCAAGACCACCAAGGCCGGAGCCCAGACCACCATCTATTTGGCCACATCCGATGAGGTGGCCAACGTCTCTGGAAAGTACTTTATGGATTGCAAGGAGGCCACCCTCAATGCCGCTGCCCTCGACGAGGAGAAGGGTCTCAAGATCTGGGAGGAGTCCCTGAAAATCGTCAAGCTTACGCCCCAGGAACCCAAGATCTAAGGGATTATACATATATGCGTAATTAACTGATTTGCTTTTCTTGTTATTAAGGGGGAGTTTACTCTAGCTTAAGTTTTTCATctcaataaataaaactttatGAAGTCTAAGGCTGCATTTTTTATTGACCtggaaataattttaaaatttggttTTTACTCATTCAATCTTAAATT is from Drosophila suzukii chromosome 3, CBGP_Dsuzu_IsoJpt1.0, whole genome shotgun sequence and encodes:
- the LOC108020282 gene encoding retinol dehydrogenase 14 isoform X2, with product MGFIFNFLPTEHYVRDIFLMTLLAAIVATLMSIRFYLRITAGRCFTETKMEGKTVIITGANSGIGKETAKDLAGRGARIIMACRNLETANAVKDEIVKETNNSKVLVKKLDLGSQKSVREFAADIVKTEPKIDVLIHNAGMALAFRGQTSEDGVELTMATNHYGPFLLTHLLIDVLKKSAPARIVIVASELYRLSSVNLAKLNPIGTFPAAYLYYVSKFANIYFARELAKRLEGTRVTVNFLHPGMIDSGIWRNIPFPLNLPMMAITKGFFKTTKAGAQTTIYLATSDEVANVSGKYFMDCKEATLNAAALDEEKGLKIWEESLKIVKLTPQEPKI
- the LOC108020282 gene encoding retinol dehydrogenase 14 isoform X1 → MEGKTVIITGANSGIGKETAKDLAGRGARIIMACRNLETANAVKDEIVKETNNSKVLVKKLDLGSQKSVREFAADIVKTEPKIDVLIHNAGMALAFRGQTSEDGVELTMATNHYGPFLLTHLLIDVLKKSAPARIVIVASELYRLSSVNLAKLNPIGTFPAAYLYYVSKFANIYFARELAKRLEGTRVTVNFLHPGMIDSGIWRNIPFPLNLPMMAITKGFFKTTKAGAQTTIYLATSDEVANVSGKYFMDCKEATLNAAALDEEKGLKIWEESLKIVKLTPQEPKI